From Fulvivirga lutea:
TCCTTTACCCGGCCCAAATGTGAGGTACTTCGCATTGAGCATATTAATGGCGCCATAAGTAGAAAAGTCCATATTTCCATTTTGAACACCACTTATCAAATTTGATCGTTGCCCTTCAATACAGTTAGTATAAAAATCCTGATATCTTCTCATTTTGGCACCATGGTAGCCACCAATGGAATGATGGTGGTATGAAGTTCTTGCCTCACTCATAGCATCAGCCTGAAGGTTATAGACTCTGAATTGAGATTTATCCTTTAATATTTGTTTGTCTGCTTCAGTAGGAGTGATGAATGATCGGTCTGACGAACGTCTATAATTGTCTTCACCAAAATGCCTCTTATCTATTAACGTAACATCTAGGAGAACTAATGCTCCAAGTACTATCGCCAGCACTCCGAATTTTGTCTTTTTCAGATATGTGAGGTATATAGCTACGCCAGCCAAAAGAATAAATAGCATCGATCTCAATGCATCGGCTCTCATAAGTGCTTCTCTATCTGCCTTTAAAGCACTTGTAAACCATACAGGCAGTTGTTCTTCACCACCTTTTGTAAATGAGGCTATTCCTGCAAGAATTACAATCAATAGACAAAGTCCGCCTGATATACCTAATGCCAGGAATAGTTTTTTTCTAACTTCTTTATGTTGATCGGACTTTAAGATATTCTCTAAGCCAATAAAGCCTAACAATGGAAATGCTATAAATGGCATAATCATGGTAAAGGTTACGGATCGGAATTTATTGTAGCCCGGAAAGTAATCGAACATGAAGTAGTTGAAGGATGAGAAACTATCACCCAGACTAAGTATAATTCCAAATAGAGAGACAATACTTAACCAAATCACATATTTCTTTTCAGCAAAGAACAAACCCAGCACGAAAAGGAAGCAAAAGATAGCTCCTACATAATAAGGCGCAGGTGGTTTTTCGCCCCAATAGCTTGAACTGTACCTGGCTAATTGGTTCGCCATTTGTTGGTCACCAGCTCTCTGAAGAGCCTTTAAAGTTTCGCTGTCTTCTTCCTGAACAAAGAACTGTCCGTATCCACCTCCCAAAAAGTTTGGCACCAACAAAGTCATTGGTCCCCATGGGTCGTTGCTATATTGAAAAGCATAATCTTTACTTAAGCCAGATTTTTCTCCTGAAGATTGCGCTTGTGTTAATTCGGATTTTCCTCTGATCGAATATTTACTGTATTCATAAGTTGTCCATAATTTGCCTATGAATGTACCAAGTGCAATGGTTGCTGCTAAAATCAGTACTGCCAGCTTTTTAGCAAAGTCAGCCAGAGTTTTTTCTTTAATAGCTTGAATTAACTCTATAGCACCATAAATCAATACAATCAATAATAAGTAATAGGTAATTTGTAAGTGATTTTCTCTTAGGTGCAATGCCAAACCAAGGGCAGTTACCCCGCAACCAAGAAAAAGTCGTTTTCTAAAAGCCAGATGGATACCAGCCAAAACCATTGGCATTAAAGCAACAGCACCGATTCTTGAATTATGACCTGCTCCTAAACCAATTATCATATAAGTTGAGAGTCCGAATCCCAATGCTCCTACTATTGCCAAGTACGGCCTTACTTTGAATGGGAGCAATAAAATATAAAAACTGACAAACGCTAGAAATATATTTTTAATCGGGTGCGGTAAAAAAATAGATAGCACTTGCTTGAACTTGCCAACAATACTGTCACTCCAGTCTACATCAATTAAATAGGCTGGCATTCCACCAAACATGGAGTTAGTCCAAAGACCTTCTTCACCGGTTTGCTCACGAAATTCAATGAGTTCCTGAGCACCGCCTTTCCATTGATTGATATCGTGTTGTTCGAGTGATTTGTTATCAAAAAAGATTGGGTTAAAGAAAATTACAGTGACTATTAAGAATGTTAGCACCGCAATTAAATGAGGCAGTATATGTTTAGTGAAATTTATTGAATTCATAAATAGTATTTAAGGCTGTGCAAATTAGTTAATAATGCCCTTGAATTAAAAATGGAATATTCTAAAACCCAAACAAATGATCATTAAGGATTTTTAGGCTGGCAATAAATACAAGCACTGCTGTTGTTCTTTTTACTGTTCCATGAGAAAATTTTTGAACAGCTAGTCTGGAACCTATTTGCCCGCCTAACAGTACTGCCACAAGTAAAGGCCATGACCATTCCAAATCAAGGTAAGGTGGGTGCTGCATCCATTGGCCAATTAATCCTGCAAGTGAGTTTACCAGAATGAAAAAGCTAGCCATAGCTGCTACTCTTTTCGGTTTACTCCAATTAATTAAGTTGAGTACTGGCGACAGAAATATACCACCACCAATACCTACCATTCCGGATATAAACCCAATTACACCACCAATTCCCACACCTGTTGACTGCTTTCGGGTGAAATCATCTTCGTTTTTTTCAGAGTGGTTGTATGGCTTTATCCAAAGTAAAATGGAGGCTATTAATAATGTAAATCCTAATAGTATGAAAATAAATTCTGCTGATAACGGAAGGTAGCCACCCAAAAATGCCATGGGCACACTGGCAATAATTATGGGGAGTGTACGCTTAACATTCAAATACCCTTCCTGATAGAATATAAATGTGCCGCTGGATACAACTATAATATTGCACATTAATGCAGTTGATCTTAAGACAAAAAGGTCAATTCCAGCTAAAACCAGAAGTGCCAAGTAAGAAGACCCTCCTCCAAAGCCAACGGACGAGTAAAATATGGCGATTAAAAAAAAGAAGACAACTAGTAAAAGTGTATTATCCATCAGCCTCCAATTATTGACATTGATTCGTAAGAAACTTCCGATCGATTATTCTCTGCTTCAAAACCATTAGCCATTTTCTTATTCAAATGCGCCTGTATTTCTTCGATCAATTTTGCGTCAGAGATGTTTTCGCGCAATAAATCTCTTAAACTTATCCCCGAATGATCATAAAGACAATTTCGAAGCTCGCCTTTAGATGTTATTCTAATTCTATTACAATCATTGCAAAAGGTTCTGGAGTAAGCAGCGATAATGCCAATATCGCCTTTAGAACCTGGTATTTTGAATTTCATGGAAGTACTTCCTGGTTTTTCAGTTAGCCTTTCAATATTTGGATATACAGAATTAAGTCGTTCTTGTATTTCTGAATAAGTGATCACTTCATGTTTAACTTCAGAACCATTAAAAGGCATTTCTTCAATATATCTAATGGAAATTGGTAGTGTTTTTGAAAGGTTGGCCATCGGAATAATATCACCCTCATTAATTCCTTTCATCACAACTATGTTTACTTTAGTAGGAATTCCACAATCAATTAATGCATGTAGGTTGTTCCAAACTGCTTCAAACTCATCTCTTCGCGTAATTTCATAAAATCTAGCACTGTCTGTTGTGTCAAGGCTTACATTGATGGAGTCGATGCCAATCGAAGCTAAATCATGTATAAAAGGAGCTATCAAAACTGCATTAGTGGTAACATGCACTTCTTCAATCCCTACAATTTGCTTAAGCGATCGCAGGCAATCAATTAAATCCTTTCTGGCAAATGGTTCGCCACCTGTAATTCGGATTTTTGAAACTCCATTTTTACCTAAAATTTTACCTAGCCGAATGATTTCCTCGTAAGAGAGTAAATCTTTTCTTGGTGAATAATTGATGCCTTCGGCTGGCATACAATAGAAACACCTCAGATTACATCGATCGGTGACACTAATGCGTGCGTACGTAATTTTCCTACCGAATTTATCAATTAGCATATAACTAAGTTAGTTAAATGATTCCTTAAAAAATGTTACTGTGCTTGCTAAAACCTATATTTAACTCATGAAATTGAATGTGCTACTGTTTGGTGTTACCAAAGAAATAATAGGCGAGAGTCCTCAACAAATTGAGATTCAGGGAGAAACGGTTAAGGACTTGAGAGATCATTTACTAAATAACTATTCAAAACTGAGCGGTCTGAATTCTTTGATGATTGCAGTAAATAATGAGTACGCAGAGAATGATCTTCAATTAAAAGAGTCGGACGAAATTGCTCTTATACCACCTGTGAGTGGAGGCTGATGATACGAATTACAGAAGATACACTTGATATTAATGCAATAACTAATGAAGTTATTGATCCTGCATGTGGTGGAATTGACGTGTTTGTTGGTACAGTAAGAAACCAGACAAAAGGCAAAGAAGTGACCCATCTATTCTTTGAAACTTACGAGTCGATGGCTATTTCTGAAATGAATAAAATTGCTTCGTTAATTAAGGAAAAGTGGCCTGTTCAGAAGATTTCAATTCATCATAGAGTTGGTAGGGTAGAGATTGGCGAAGTTGTGGTTGTTATTGCAGTTTCGTCTCCACATAGAAAAGAGGCATTCGAGGCATGTCAGTTTGCTATTGATACTTTAAAGAATACAGTACCTATTTGGAAAAAAGAGTTTTTGAAAGATGGTGAAGTGTGGGTATCAGCGTATCCGTGAGTTTATTTATGAAAAAATCTACCTCGTCATTCTGAGCCCTCTTCCAATTAAAAATAGACAATAAGAGGGCGTGAGAACCTTTAAATTAGGGGATTCTTTCAGCCTCCAACGCACAAGCCGATCACATAGAGCTTCAGAATGACGATTTTTTCAATGAATAATTAATCCTATCCCAATCCTCCGGTCGATTCAAATTCACCAATTCTTTAGCACTAAAAGGTATTGCCCCAAAACTAACCAGCTTCACAAACTCCTTTGGACTATTGCCTGAATATTTCTTGAGCTTCTCACTACAAGTACTTTTATAAAGACCTACAAGTGGATTGATTTGCCCTGAAGCATCAGAAGCACAAACAACATCATTTTTGTTCGTATCCATTAGAAGCTTTTCAATAGAATTCTTTGTCAGAAAGGGCATATCACAAGGTAAAATCAACCAATTAGTAATCTCTTTTGCAAACGCTTGCCTGATACCGCTTATCGGGCCGTTGAACGATTCGCTATCTACAATTAAGTTGAAATTTTTAGGAATCATTTTACCCTGATCTTCATGACAAGAAATATAAACTTGATCACAAAATTCGGTTAGCAGGTCATGAGCAATTTCAAAAAGAGGCTTGTTATAAATTTTCAAGAATGCTTTGTCTTCCCCCATTCGAGAGCTTTGGCCTCCCATCAAAACAAGTCCGTTAACGCGATCTTTTGAAATCACTTTTTCCTCCGGTTTTTTCAATTAATCGGGTTTCTTTGATGACAATATCATGCGATAATGCTTTGCACATATCATACACGGTTAAAGCAGCAATGCTGGCACCTGTCAGCGCTTCCATTTCCACTCCAGTTTGCCCCAGACATGATGCTGTGCATGTAATAACCAGTTCATTTTTATCCCTCCTGATATCAATTTTACAATTGGTAAGGTTTAACTGATGGCAAAATGGAATGAGCTCAGACGTTTTTTTTGCACCCATTACACCAGCGATAATGCTTGTCTGTGTAACGGATCCTTTTTTTGTGACTATCTCATTATTTTGATCAAATGCTGCTACAACTTCATCTGGCAGATATAAGATAGCTTGAGCAACTGCAATACGCTTAGTTTCAACTTTATCAGAAACATCCACCATCTTTGGGTTCCCATCTTCATCCAGATGTGTTAATTTTCCATTACTCATATAATCAAATTTACTAAATGATATCGGTACAAGAAGCAGTTAACATTATTCAATCCAATTTGGCAAAGCCTGAAATTATTGAAGTTTCATTTAAGGAGGCTGTTGGTAAGGTTTTAGCAGAGCCAATTTCTGCTGATAGAGACTTTCCTCCCTTCGATAGAGTAATGATGGATGGAATAGCCATAAACTATGATCGATATAATTCAGGTCAGAGCATGTTTAATGTTGAAGCTACACAATTGGCAGGTGCACCGCGTTTGACATTAAGGCAAGCCGATAATTGTTTGGAGGTAATGACGGGTGCCATGTTGCCAAAAGGAGTTGATACCGTTATTCGATATGAAGATGTAACCATTGTAGGCAACAAAGCAGTAGTCAATGATATTGAAATTTTCAAAGGACAGAATATTCATAACCAAGGTCAGGATATTGAAAAGGATCATATAATAATAAAGCCGAGCACACTTATTACACCTGCAGAAATTGGCGTAATTACAACAGTAGGGAAGGAAAAAGTGAAAGTTTACAAGCCTTTAAAGTTTGCAATTATTTCTACTGGTGATGAATTGGTGCCTGTTGAAGATGAGCCTAAAGAATATCAAATAAGGCAATCAAATTCGCATGTTTTTAAATCCAGTCTCGACCAAATTGGCATGGACGCTCAGGTGTTTCATATAGTTGATGATAAAGAGACATTAAAAGGCAGAATAAAAGATATCCTAGAGGAATTTGATGCATTAATTCTGAGTGGTGGAGTATCCAAAGGGAAAAGTGATTTTGTACCTGAAGTATTGGAGGAGTTGGGTGTAACAAAACATTTTCATCGGGTCGCTCAACGGCCAGGTAAGCCATTCTGGTTTGGTACCGTAAAAAATAAGTCAGTATTTGCTCTTCCCGGCAATCCTGTTTCTACCTTTTTGTGTTTTAATAAATACATTTTACCCTGGTTAAGGAAGAGTTATCGATTGGAAGAAAAAATTCAATTAGCTCAATTGGAGGAAGATTTCAGCTTTAAGCCTGATCTTACATATTTCCTTCAGGTAAAAGTGAATAACGAAAAAGGCATGCTAAAAGCTACGCCAGTTAAAGGGCAAGGCTCGGGAGATCTTGCCAATCTTGTGTTGGCAGATGGGTTTATAGAACTTCCTCCAGACAAGTATGATTTTAAAGCTGGGGAGTTGTTTCCACTTATACCTTACCGAAGGTTAGATTAAAGTTTATTCTTTACCTCAAAATCCATAATTTTGCAGTCGCAAATAGAACACTGAAAATATGTTTGATAATTTAAGTTTAAAGTTAGATAAAGCGTTTAAAACGCTAAAAGGGCAGGGTAGTATTACAGAGGTGAACGTGGCCACTACGATGAAAGAAATTCGTAGAGCGCTTATTGATGCCGATGTGAACTATAAAGTGGCTAAAGATGTCACTGATGAGATAAAAGAAAAAGCGTTAGGTCAAGATGTACTTACGGCAGTTTCTCCTGGTCAGCTTTTAACGAAGATTACAAACGATGAGCTAACCCAACTGATGGGTGGTAGCCATGAGGATATCAATATTAAAGGCAGCCCTGCCGTTATTTTGATATCAGGTTTACAGGGTTCTGGTAAAACTACATTTTCCGGTAAGTTGGCTAACATGCTTAAAAAGCAGGGCAATACAGTGATGCTTGCGGCATGTGATATTTACCGTCCTGCAGCCATTGACCAGTTAAAGGTGTTGGGTGAGCAGATAGGAGTAGAGGTGTATGCTGAGCCTGAAAACAAGAATGCTGTACAAATTGCAAACAATGCCATAAAAGCAGCCAAAGATGGTGGTAAGAAAGTTCTGATTGTCGATACGGCTGGTCGTTTGGCAGTAGATGAGGAGATGATGAACGAAATCTCCGATCTAAAAAAAGCGCTTGATCCTTCTGAAACACTTTTTGTAGTGGATTCAATGACTGGTCAGGATGCGGTAAACACTGCTAAAACTTTTAATGAGCGCCTAAATTTTGATGGAGTTGTATTAACCAAATTAGATGGTGATACTCGTGGTGGTGCTGCAATTTCTATTAGAAGGGTTGTAGAGAAGCCTATCAAGTTTATCTCACACGGTGAGAAAATGGAGGCCATTGATAAGTTCCACCCGGACAGGATGGCCAATAGAATCCTTGGTATGGGTGATGTGGTTTCATTAGTAGAGAAAGCACAGCAGAACTTTGACGAAGAAGAGGCTAGAAGGCTGAACAAGAAGATTAGAAAGAATCAGTTTGATTTTGACGATTTCTTATCTCAGTTAGAGCAGATAAAGAAAATGGGTAACATCAAAGATTTGATGGGTATGATCCCTGGTATGGGTAAGGCCTTGAAAGACATTGATGTGGATGATGACTCATTTAAGCCGATAGAAGCAATTATTAGATCTATGACTACTGAAGAACGGGCTACTCCGGATATTATCAACGGAAGCCGAAGAGCTCGTATAGCAAAAGGTAGTGGCACTTCTGTTCAGCAAGTGAATAACCTTATCAAACAGTTTGGTGATATGCGCAAAATGATGAAAACCATGAACAAAATGGGTGGTGGTAAAAGAGGGCTTGCTGCGTTGAATCCGTTTGGGAGGTAAGAGGTGACACTTTAATAAATAAAAAAGGCAACTTATATGAGTTGCCTTTATTTTTACTTGAATTTCTTTACATTATTTATACGAACAGAAATTATTGTATCTATCGAGCACTTCACATTAAGAAAGATAGCATGAAAATGGGAAGCAACTCTCACATAACACAACTTTAGAGCAGCATTATTTGCGTTAGTTAAGCAAAAGCTAGAAGTTTATAAATCAATTTTTATTGATCAGTATTAAGCTATATACCTTTTCGTGTGTGTTTAATACAAAATATAACTGTTTGAAGAACGTTGACATTGCATCGTGATATCCCAACTAAGAAATAGCTTACACACCAAAATCCTTTGGGGATTAATGGGATTTTACCTACTGAATATCAGTGTTGATACCACAGACCCTAAACCTGACCATATTCCGGAAGACCTGACTATTAACGATCAAGAAAGTATTGTTGAAATTATTGTGGAGCAACTTTTGGGATATGAAGATGCTATTAAAGAATATGATGACAACGATGCTGAAGACCACAATAAAAAATCAAACATCAAAATAGACTTAATAAATCGGCATAGAGCTGATTGCCTGTGTAATCAATTATTCGCTGTAGTAAAAACCAAAACATTTTTCGACTTTACTAGTGATCTGCCAAACGGCTTTCAGCAGCTGGATACCCCGCCACCCAAAATGTGATTTGTTTTTGAACTTATCCAAATCTTATCCCAAAGATGCGGATACGAAATATCAAAATGTTTAAAAATCAAATCATAAATAAAAATGAAAAAATTATTAGCGCTAATAATCGTATTAGCTGCATCAATAAATTCAATTGCTCAGGTATCTAATTTTGAAAAGGATAGTATATACATACAACAAGTGGAAGATCATACAGAACCTGATAAGGTTTTACATGCTGAACCACTTTACATTGACTTAATACGTGATTTAGGTGCACGAAAAGGTGAGAAAGAATGGAACCTAGGTTTAGGTTTAACTGATAATTTAAAGTTTGACTCATACGAAGCCTTGATAGAATACGAATGGGCACCTATTGATAGATTGGGACTGGAAGTGGAGCTGCCATTTACATTTTATTCGCCAGTAAATGGAACGGAAAAAGACTCTGTTCCATCTAATCAATTGAATAGTATTAAAATAGCAGCTCAATGGTCATTCTTTGTGAATGAACCTATGGCCACCTCAATGGCAATTGGTTATATCAATGAGTTTGAGTTGTCAGACTTTAGAACTTTTGGAAACCCCTTTTTTAAGGGTAATGTTTATAATCCATTCTTAGTAGTTGCCAAACGTTGGGGGAATAATTTTCATTCGTTGATTTACACAGGACCAATGATTGAGCAAAATTTCAAAACAAATAAATTCCATACGACTTATGACATAAATACTAGTTTTCATTACATGATAACAGGAACACGAAATTTTATTGGAATTGAGTTCAATAAAACTTTTGATCATTCCGATTTTGATATGACAATAAGGCCTCAAATGCGTTTAGGAATTGCAGACAACCTGTTGATTGGAATTGTGGCTGGAATTCCGGTAAGCCGTGAAAATCAAAGACTTAGTTCTTTTGTAAGATTAATATGGGAACCGAACCACTAGCATAAATAATTAAAGGCAACTCAATTGAGTTGCCTTTGCTTTTTAATGTCTCTATATAATATTGCTATCTATACAACACCGAGTTAATAGCCTCCATCGTGCGCTTCACATTTGGAAGGATAGCATCAATAAGGGTAGGAGCATAAGGCAATGGAACATCCATACTGTTTACTCTGTGTACAGGTGCATCTAAATAATCAAATGCATATTTCTGTATGTGGTATGTAATCTCAGAGCTAATAGCAGCTAATGGCCAGGCCTCTTCTACTACCACTATTCTATTTGTTTTCTTTACAGATTCAACCACTGTTTCGTAGTCTATAGGCCTTACAGATCTAAGGTCTATAACTTCTACTGATATATCTTCTTTAGCAGCTTCTTCAGCCGCTTCCATAGCTACCTTCATCATTTTACCGAATGAAACGAGCGTAACATCCGAACCTTCTCGTTTTACATCGGCTACTCCAATTGGAATTAAGTATTCATCTTCTGGCACTTCACCTTTATCTCCATACATCAATTCAGATTCCATGAAAATAACAGGATCATCATCTCTAATAGATGATTTTAACAGGCCTTTAGCATCGTATGGGTTAGAAGGCACAACCACCTTTAAACCTGGAGTATTGGCATACCAGTTTTCAAAGTTTTGAGAGTGCTGAGAGCTTAACATCCCGGCATTACCAGTTGGACCTCTGAAAACCATCGGTATATTAAACTGTCCGCCAGACATCGACATCATTTTGGCAGCTGAGTTTATTACTTGATCAATAGCAACA
This genomic window contains:
- a CDS encoding YfhO family protein — translated: MNSINFTKHILPHLIAVLTFLIVTVIFFNPIFFDNKSLEQHDINQWKGGAQELIEFREQTGEEGLWTNSMFGGMPAYLIDVDWSDSIVGKFKQVLSIFLPHPIKNIFLAFVSFYILLLPFKVRPYLAIVGALGFGLSTYMIIGLGAGHNSRIGAVALMPMVLAGIHLAFRKRLFLGCGVTALGLALHLRENHLQITYYLLLIVLIYGAIELIQAIKEKTLADFAKKLAVLILAATIALGTFIGKLWTTYEYSKYSIRGKSELTQAQSSGEKSGLSKDYAFQYSNDPWGPMTLLVPNFLGGGYGQFFVQEEDSETLKALQRAGDQQMANQLARYSSSYWGEKPPAPYYVGAIFCFLFVLGLFFAEKKYVIWLSIVSLFGIILSLGDSFSSFNYFMFDYFPGYNKFRSVTFTMIMPFIAFPLLGFIGLENILKSDQHKEVRKKLFLALGISGGLCLLIVILAGIASFTKGGEEQLPVWFTSALKADREALMRADALRSMLFILLAGVAIYLTYLKKTKFGVLAIVLGALVLLDVTLIDKRHFGEDNYRRSSDRSFITPTEADKQILKDKSQFRVYNLQADAMSEARTSYHHHSIGGYHGAKMRRYQDFYTNCIEGQRSNLISGVQNGNMDFSTYGAINMLNAKYLTFGPGKGDFIVNESALGNAWLVDQVKTVNSPDEELEVVCTVPTDSIAVVDVSKFEVSKTTFRQSGTVKLDSYSPNKLEYTAELSADGFAVFSEIYYPHGWVATIDGNEAEIIRANFILRALEIPAGKHKIVFVFKPKAYAIGDTLILISSILLLLLVLGSIGYSAKSSLSKVSESGE
- a CDS encoding sulfite exporter TauE/SafE family protein is translated as MDNTLLLVVFFFLIAIFYSSVGFGGGSSYLALLVLAGIDLFVLRSTALMCNIIVVSSGTFIFYQEGYLNVKRTLPIIIASVPMAFLGGYLPLSAEFIFILLGFTLLIASILLWIKPYNHSEKNEDDFTRKQSTGVGIGGVIGFISGMVGIGGGIFLSPVLNLINWSKPKRVAAMASFFILVNSLAGLIGQWMQHPPYLDLEWSWPLLVAVLLGGQIGSRLAVQKFSHGTVKRTTAVLVFIASLKILNDHLFGF
- the moaA gene encoding GTP 3',8-cyclase MoaA, with translation MLIDKFGRKITYARISVTDRCNLRCFYCMPAEGINYSPRKDLLSYEEIIRLGKILGKNGVSKIRITGGEPFARKDLIDCLRSLKQIVGIEEVHVTTNAVLIAPFIHDLASIGIDSINVSLDTTDSARFYEITRRDEFEAVWNNLHALIDCGIPTKVNIVVMKGINEGDIIPMANLSKTLPISIRYIEEMPFNGSEVKHEVITYSEIQERLNSVYPNIERLTEKPGSTSMKFKIPGSKGDIGIIAAYSRTFCNDCNRIRITSKGELRNCLYDHSGISLRDLLRENISDAKLIEEIQAHLNKKMANGFEAENNRSEVSYESMSIIGG
- the moaD gene encoding molybdopterin converting factor subunit 1 translates to MKLNVLLFGVTKEIIGESPQQIEIQGETVKDLRDHLLNNYSKLSGLNSLMIAVNNEYAENDLQLKESDEIALIPPVSGG
- a CDS encoding molybdenum cofactor biosynthesis protein MoaE, which translates into the protein MIRITEDTLDINAITNEVIDPACGGIDVFVGTVRNQTKGKEVTHLFFETYESMAISEMNKIASLIKEKWPVQKISIHHRVGRVEIGEVVVVIAVSSPHRKEAFEACQFAIDTLKNTVPIWKKEFLKDGEVWVSAYP
- a CDS encoding molybdenum cofactor guanylyltransferase; protein product: MKKPEEKVISKDRVNGLVLMGGQSSRMGEDKAFLKIYNKPLFEIAHDLLTEFCDQVYISCHEDQGKMIPKNFNLIVDSESFNGPISGIRQAFAKEITNWLILPCDMPFLTKNSIEKLLMDTNKNDVVCASDASGQINPLVGLYKSTCSEKLKKYSGNSPKEFVKLVSFGAIPFSAKELVNLNRPEDWDRINYSLKKSSF
- the moaC gene encoding cyclic pyranopterin monophosphate synthase MoaC; amino-acid sequence: MSNGKLTHLDEDGNPKMVDVSDKVETKRIAVAQAILYLPDEVVAAFDQNNEIVTKKGSVTQTSIIAGVMGAKKTSELIPFCHQLNLTNCKIDIRRDKNELVITCTASCLGQTGVEMEALTGASIAALTVYDMCKALSHDIVIKETRLIEKTGGKSDFKRSR
- a CDS encoding molybdopterin molybdotransferase MoeA; this encodes MISVQEAVNIIQSNLAKPEIIEVSFKEAVGKVLAEPISADRDFPPFDRVMMDGIAINYDRYNSGQSMFNVEATQLAGAPRLTLRQADNCLEVMTGAMLPKGVDTVIRYEDVTIVGNKAVVNDIEIFKGQNIHNQGQDIEKDHIIIKPSTLITPAEIGVITTVGKEKVKVYKPLKFAIISTGDELVPVEDEPKEYQIRQSNSHVFKSSLDQIGMDAQVFHIVDDKETLKGRIKDILEEFDALILSGGVSKGKSDFVPEVLEELGVTKHFHRVAQRPGKPFWFGTVKNKSVFALPGNPVSTFLCFNKYILPWLRKSYRLEEKIQLAQLEEDFSFKPDLTYFLQVKVNNEKGMLKATPVKGQGSGDLANLVLADGFIELPPDKYDFKAGELFPLIPYRRLD
- the ffh gene encoding signal recognition particle protein, whose amino-acid sequence is MFDNLSLKLDKAFKTLKGQGSITEVNVATTMKEIRRALIDADVNYKVAKDVTDEIKEKALGQDVLTAVSPGQLLTKITNDELTQLMGGSHEDINIKGSPAVILISGLQGSGKTTFSGKLANMLKKQGNTVMLAACDIYRPAAIDQLKVLGEQIGVEVYAEPENKNAVQIANNAIKAAKDGGKKVLIVDTAGRLAVDEEMMNEISDLKKALDPSETLFVVDSMTGQDAVNTAKTFNERLNFDGVVLTKLDGDTRGGAAISIRRVVEKPIKFISHGEKMEAIDKFHPDRMANRILGMGDVVSLVEKAQQNFDEEEARRLNKKIRKNQFDFDDFLSQLEQIKKMGNIKDLMGMIPGMGKALKDIDVDDDSFKPIEAIIRSMTTEERATPDIINGSRRARIAKGSGTSVQQVNNLIKQFGDMRKMMKTMNKMGGGKRGLAALNPFGR
- a CDS encoding HAEPLYID family protein translates to MKKLLALIIVLAASINSIAQVSNFEKDSIYIQQVEDHTEPDKVLHAEPLYIDLIRDLGARKGEKEWNLGLGLTDNLKFDSYEALIEYEWAPIDRLGLEVELPFTFYSPVNGTEKDSVPSNQLNSIKIAAQWSFFVNEPMATSMAIGYINEFELSDFRTFGNPFFKGNVYNPFLVVAKRWGNNFHSLIYTGPMIEQNFKTNKFHTTYDINTSFHYMITGTRNFIGIEFNKTFDHSDFDMTIRPQMRLGIADNLLIGIVAGIPVSRENQRLSSFVRLIWEPNH
- a CDS encoding pyruvate dehydrogenase complex E1 component subunit beta, translating into MREIQFREALGEAMSEEMRRDEKVFLMGEEVAEYNGAYKVSQGMLDEFGPERVIDTPIAELGFAGIGVGAAMNGLRPIIEFMTFNFSLVAIDQVINSAAKMMSMSGGQFNIPMVFRGPTGNAGMLSSQHSQNFENWYANTPGLKVVVPSNPYDAKGLLKSSIRDDDPVIFMESELMYGDKGEVPEDEYLIPIGVADVKREGSDVTLVSFGKMMKVAMEAAEEAAKEDISVEVIDLRSVRPIDYETVVESVKKTNRIVVVEEAWPLAAISSEITYHIQKYAFDYLDAPVHRVNSMDVPLPYAPTLIDAILPNVKRTMEAINSVLYR